In the genome of Candidatus Eremiobacteraceae bacterium, one region contains:
- a CDS encoding carboxypeptidase-like regulatory domain-containing protein: protein MKRLIAILTAGLALASPAAALSSSAAPGAYQVAAQTATASAISGRVVDARKNDPLAGVKVTAYRVGSTVADATAMTDAQGQFTLNGLRGGDYRLLFERAGYPKSLAAGIGVKPHDHLVLVAAFALQSKTKLEQARIADPCSSLLQPGQVADVYVICSGH from the coding sequence ATGAAGCGTCTAATCGCGATTCTTACGGCGGGCCTCGCGTTGGCGTCGCCCGCAGCCGCTCTCTCCTCGTCGGCGGCGCCTGGCGCTTATCAAGTAGCCGCGCAAACGGCAACCGCGTCCGCGATTTCAGGCCGTGTCGTCGATGCTCGCAAGAACGACCCGCTCGCCGGCGTCAAAGTCACTGCGTACCGGGTCGGTTCTACTGTGGCCGATGCCACTGCGATGACCGACGCTCAGGGCCAATTCACGCTCAATGGACTGCGCGGCGGCGACTATCGGCTCTTATTCGAGCGCGCAGGCTACCCGAAGTCGCTTGCAGCCGGGATCGGCGTCAAACCGCACGATCACTTGGTGTTGGTCGCGGCGTTTGCACTGCAGTCAAAAACGAAGCTCGAGCAGGCGCGTATCGCGGACCCGTGCAGCAGTCTGCTCCAGCCGGGTCAGGTGGCGGACGTGTATGTCATCTGCAGCGGTCACTAG